From the genome of Tepidamorphus gemmatus, one region includes:
- a CDS encoding HpcH/HpaI aldolase/citrate lyase family protein — protein sequence MRSLLFVPGDSPRKFARAMQSGADALILDLEDSVAPDLKAQARDIAARLLAEARGQSGRPRLYVRVNALDTGLTDADLDAVIPHEPDGIVLPKSSKGADVMLLDAKVTTSEALAGIEDGRTRILAIVTETAASLFAIGTYDGSSARLEGMTWGGEDLSADIGAFSNRDAAGRYTDVYRLARALCLAGAAAAGVLPIDAVYTDFRDAKGLRRECDEAVRDGFVAKMAIHPDQVSVINEAFTPSEAAVREAEAVLRAMSEAGETGVASLDGQMIDRPHVRRAERILQRARSTGRLGRA from the coding sequence TTGCGGTCCCTTCTGTTCGTACCCGGCGACAGTCCGAGGAAATTCGCCCGCGCCATGCAGAGCGGTGCGGATGCACTGATCCTCGACCTCGAGGATTCGGTCGCGCCTGACCTCAAGGCGCAAGCGAGGGACATCGCGGCCAGGCTACTGGCCGAGGCACGCGGGCAGTCGGGCCGACCGCGCCTCTATGTCCGCGTCAACGCGCTCGACACTGGCCTGACCGACGCCGACCTCGATGCGGTGATTCCGCACGAACCCGACGGCATCGTGCTGCCGAAATCGTCGAAGGGCGCAGATGTCATGCTGCTCGATGCCAAGGTGACGACATCGGAGGCGCTAGCCGGCATCGAGGATGGCCGCACCCGTATCCTTGCAATCGTTACCGAAACGGCCGCGTCCCTGTTTGCCATCGGAACCTACGACGGATCGAGCGCGCGCCTGGAAGGGATGACCTGGGGCGGGGAGGATCTCTCGGCCGACATCGGTGCGTTCTCGAACCGCGATGCGGCCGGCCGCTATACCGACGTCTACAGGTTGGCCAGAGCCCTGTGCCTCGCGGGCGCGGCAGCGGCGGGGGTTCTGCCGATCGACGCGGTATACACCGACTTCCGCGATGCCAAAGGCCTGCGGCGCGAATGCGATGAGGCCGTTCGCGACGGTTTCGTCGCAAAGATGGCCATTCATCCGGACCAGGTGTCGGTGATCAACGAGGCGTTCACACCGTCCGAAGCCGCAGTCCGCGAGGCGGAGGCCGTGCTGCGCGCCATGTCCGAAGCGGGTGAGACCGGAGTCGCCAGCCTTGACGGACAGATGATCGACCGCCCGCATGTGCGCCGCGCCGAGCGCATCCTGCAGCGGGCAAGGTCAACCGGCCGGCTCGGCCGGGCCTGA
- a CDS encoding iron-sulfur cluster assembly scaffold protein encodes MLDEIYNKRILELAANIPRLGRLPHPDATATAHSRLCGSTVTVDVRMDGETVADFAHEVKACALGQSASSIMARNVIGATLPELRKLRDEMRAMLKDNGPPPGGRWADCAVLEPVRDFKARHASTMLTFDATVDAVEKALARQRESAA; translated from the coding sequence ATGCTGGACGAGATCTATAACAAGCGCATCCTGGAGCTTGCGGCCAACATTCCGCGGCTTGGCCGGCTGCCCCATCCCGATGCCACCGCAACGGCACACAGCCGCCTGTGCGGCTCTACCGTGACCGTCGATGTTCGGATGGACGGCGAGACAGTCGCCGACTTTGCGCACGAGGTGAAGGCCTGCGCCCTCGGCCAGTCGGCATCCTCGATCATGGCACGCAACGTCATCGGCGCGACGCTTCCCGAACTTCGGAAACTCCGCGACGAGATGCGTGCGATGCTGAAGGACAACGGACCGCCGCCCGGTGGTCGCTGGGCCGATTGTGCCGTCCTGGAGCCGGTGCGCGACTTCAAGGCGCGCCACGCCTCGACGATGCTGACCTTCGACGCGACGGTGGACGCCGTCGAGAAGGCGCTGGCGCGGCAGAGGGAGAGTGCGGCCTGA
- a CDS encoding patatin-like phospholipase family protein has translation MFQSFTRRVLSPADGGTTAVAAPRSPQSASRRAPGPAPSRPTIGVALGGGAARGWAHIGVLRTLEAAGYAPDILAGTSIGAVVGGCYAAGKLDEIEEFALSLTKRRVFGLLDFNLGGSGLITGNRLSDLLERQFEGITTESLPRKFCAIATELGTGHEIWLSQGRLVDAMRASYALPGVFRPVRIANRWLIDGALVNPIPVSVARAMGARLVIAVNLHSDVFGRGSIQPYWAEAEAEGKEDADSAASHGSAGRLVRRQMFGRRDGPPGISSVMTDAFNITQDRIARARLGGDPPDVAVQPRMRRIGLFEFHRAREAIALGIEAAERALDDIAEAVETLSLAERR, from the coding sequence GTGTTCCAGTCGTTCACCCGTCGCGTGCTGTCGCCGGCCGACGGAGGCACCACGGCCGTTGCGGCACCACGGTCGCCGCAGAGCGCCAGCAGGCGCGCGCCGGGGCCTGCCCCGTCGCGACCGACGATTGGCGTCGCGCTGGGCGGAGGCGCTGCGCGCGGTTGGGCGCATATCGGGGTTCTGCGGACTCTCGAGGCCGCCGGATATGCACCCGACATCCTCGCCGGCACGTCGATCGGAGCCGTCGTTGGCGGCTGCTACGCCGCGGGCAAGCTCGACGAGATCGAGGAATTCGCGCTTTCGCTCACGAAGCGACGGGTCTTCGGACTGCTCGACTTCAATCTCGGCGGCTCGGGACTCATTACCGGCAACCGGCTGTCGGATCTGCTGGAACGCCAGTTCGAGGGTATCACGACCGAGAGTCTGCCGCGAAAGTTCTGCGCGATCGCCACCGAACTCGGCACGGGCCACGAGATCTGGCTGTCGCAGGGCCGTTTGGTCGATGCCATGCGCGCCTCCTACGCCCTGCCCGGCGTGTTCCGCCCTGTGCGGATTGCCAATCGCTGGCTGATCGACGGCGCGCTGGTCAACCCGATACCCGTGTCTGTCGCCCGGGCGATGGGCGCGCGGCTGGTGATTGCTGTCAATCTTCATTCCGACGTTTTCGGACGCGGTTCGATCCAGCCCTATTGGGCGGAGGCAGAAGCCGAAGGTAAGGAGGATGCCGACTCGGCCGCCAGCCACGGCAGTGCCGGACGGCTGGTACGGCGGCAGATGTTTGGCCGCCGCGACGGCCCGCCGGGCATCTCTTCGGTGATGACCGACGCCTTCAACATCACCCAGGACCGCATCGCGCGCGCGCGGCTCGGCGGCGATCCGCCGGATGTCGCGGTGCAGCCGCGCATGCGCCGGATCGGGTTGTTCGAGTTTCATCGGGCGCGTGAGGCCATCGCGCTGGGGATCGAGGCGGCCGAGCGCGCGCTCGATGACATTGCCGAGGCGGTGGAAACCCTCAGCCTCGCCGAACGGCGATAG
- a CDS encoding DUF2157 domain-containing protein: MLNSLYRRRLERDLEVWLEKGWVTREGAAAILGSVADDGRARTAAVIGFLGAVLIAMAAIAFVASNWQDFPRPLRMLVLVAGMALAYGIAGLLARARHPHFADAAVFAGTALFGASIVLVAQSYHLSGDYPDPLLLWGAGALLAAAMAGSRASLVLALVVFCLWSWYEVTEFGWIVHWPFIIALAAVTATATWWRWGAGLHLSALAFIGWTGTSIVALAWSRDWSAAATVLLMFAIGIATFGAGRFAAVSGGPIKPAGRAIALYGLAGMMGTLVVLQLLMFGIGSGSSSGDAWPLWGALGFSVAGATLLSTSRASGSLLDASVLIAAGAGTAGLLHLSQTVNQDSAGPPLIQMGIGVLALVVAVWAISFGNRSASRTAANLGLVAFAIEVLYIYWVTFGTLLDTALFFLVGGVLLIGLAAVLVRLQRRLKPADAEAS, translated from the coding sequence ATGCTCAATTCTCTCTACCGACGCAGGCTCGAACGTGACCTGGAAGTGTGGCTTGAGAAGGGGTGGGTGACCCGAGAGGGTGCTGCGGCCATCCTCGGCAGCGTCGCAGACGACGGGCGGGCTCGAACGGCAGCGGTCATCGGCTTCCTCGGCGCCGTACTGATCGCGATGGCGGCGATCGCCTTCGTCGCTTCGAACTGGCAGGATTTCCCGCGCCCGCTGCGCATGCTCGTCCTCGTGGCGGGAATGGCGCTCGCCTACGGCATCGCGGGGCTGCTGGCGCGCGCGCGGCACCCACATTTCGCCGATGCCGCGGTTTTTGCGGGCACGGCCCTGTTCGGCGCCTCGATCGTGCTCGTCGCCCAGAGCTACCATCTGTCCGGCGACTATCCTGACCCGCTGCTGCTGTGGGGTGCCGGCGCGCTGCTTGCCGCGGCAATGGCCGGCTCGCGCGCATCGCTGGTGCTGGCTCTTGTCGTGTTCTGCCTGTGGTCCTGGTACGAGGTGACGGAGTTCGGCTGGATCGTGCATTGGCCGTTCATCATCGCGCTCGCGGCGGTCACGGCGACTGCGACGTGGTGGCGGTGGGGCGCCGGGCTGCATCTCTCGGCCCTGGCCTTCATCGGCTGGACCGGCACGAGTATCGTCGCACTGGCCTGGAGCCGCGACTGGTCGGCCGCCGCAACGGTCCTGCTGATGTTTGCCATCGGCATCGCCACCTTCGGCGCAGGTCGGTTCGCCGCGGTCAGCGGCGGTCCCATCAAGCCGGCAGGTCGTGCCATCGCCTTATACGGTCTGGCTGGGATGATGGGCACGCTGGTCGTGCTGCAGCTCCTCATGTTCGGCATCGGCAGCGGCAGTTCGAGCGGCGATGCCTGGCCGCTGTGGGGCGCGCTCGGCTTCTCGGTCGCAGGCGCGACGCTGCTTTCGACTTCGCGGGCATCAGGCTCGCTGCTCGACGCATCGGTGCTGATCGCTGCCGGCGCCGGAACGGCCGGTCTCCTGCACCTGTCGCAGACCGTGAACCAGGACAGTGCCGGACCGCCGTTGATCCAGATGGGCATCGGTGTGCTGGCGCTTGTCGTCGCAGTCTGGGCGATTTCGTTCGGGAACCGGTCCGCGAGCCGCACCGCCGCTAATCTCGGGCTCGTCGCCTTCGCGATCGAGGTTCTTTACATCTACTGGGTGACTTTCGGGACGCTATTGGACACCGCGCTGTTCTTCCTCGTCGGCGGCGTGCTGCTGATCGGCCTTGCCGCCGTGCTGGTCCGGCTGCAACGGCGGCTGAAACCGGCTGATGCGGAGGCGTCATGA
- the yidD gene encoding membrane protein insertion efficiency factor YidD codes for MTGGAHRSSTGIAAEVAGIALIGLIRIYRYTLSALIGRRCRYLPTCSEYTEDAIRRFGPWPGLWIGLARFSRCNPWGACGFDPLPDALPADSRWYKPWRYGRWSGRHISLRPDDD; via the coding sequence CTGACCGGTGGCGCACACCGATCATCGACGGGGATCGCGGCTGAGGTTGCCGGCATTGCTCTCATTGGCCTGATCCGCATCTACCGCTATACGCTGTCGGCGCTGATCGGCCGGCGTTGCCGCTATCTCCCGACCTGTTCCGAATACACCGAGGACGCCATCCGCCGGTTCGGTCCCTGGCCGGGGCTCTGGATCGGCCTTGCCCGGTTCTCGCGGTGCAATCCCTGGGGAGCTTGCGGCTTCGACCCCTTGCCGGATGCCTTGCCGGCGGACTCGCGCTGGTATAAGCCGTGGCGCTACGGTCGCTGGAGCGGCCGACACATCTCGCTGCGGCCGGATGACGACTAG
- the folE gene encoding GTP cyclohydrolase I FolE: MDAMIRNYRGTAHDVNDRDPRGRPSREQVEAAVRTLIAWTGDDPKREGLIDTPRRVAKAFEELYGGYFECPIEALSRTFEEVGGYDDIVLLRDVPFFSHCEHHMLPFVGKANIAYYPAGRVVGLSKLARVVETYARRLQTQENLTAQIATTIDEVLQPHGVAVMLEAEHMCMSLRGVHKHGVSTVTTQFTGRFRDNVGEQDRFLRLVRDR, from the coding sequence ATGGATGCGATGATCCGCAACTACCGCGGCACTGCGCACGACGTGAACGACCGTGACCCCCGGGGTCGGCCGAGCCGTGAGCAGGTCGAGGCCGCGGTGCGAACGCTGATCGCCTGGACCGGTGACGATCCCAAGCGCGAAGGATTGATCGACACCCCCCGGCGCGTCGCCAAAGCGTTCGAGGAGCTCTATGGTGGCTATTTCGAATGCCCCATCGAGGCCCTGTCGCGTACCTTCGAGGAGGTCGGCGGCTATGATGACATCGTGTTGCTGCGCGATGTTCCGTTCTTCTCGCACTGTGAGCATCACATGCTGCCCTTCGTCGGAAAGGCGAATATCGCCTACTATCCGGCCGGGCGCGTCGTGGGATTATCGAAGCTTGCGCGGGTCGTGGAGACCTATGCACGGAGGCTGCAGACCCAGGAGAATCTGACTGCCCAGATCGCCACGACCATTGACGAGGTGCTGCAGCCGCACGGCGTGGCCGTAATGCTCGAGGCGGAGCACATGTGCATGAGCCTGCGTGGCGTGCACAAGCACGGCGTGTCGACCGTCACGACCCAGTTCACCGGGCGTTTCCGCGACAACGTCGGCGAGCAGGATCGCTTCCTGCGTCTGGTTCGCGATCGCTGA
- the hisI gene encoding phosphoribosyl-AMP cyclohydrolase translates to MDSHFPFPAPGDKQALETSGLMTPRFGADGLVTCVVTDADDGEVLMLAHMNAEALALSIETGIAHYWSRSRQELWRKGDTSGSVQSIVEMRIDCDQDAVWIKVRVGGSGASCHTGRRSCFYRIVETGPIPAGGPVLRDGDR, encoded by the coding sequence ATGGACAGTCACTTCCCCTTCCCGGCTCCCGGCGACAAGCAGGCTCTCGAGACCAGCGGCCTCATGACCCCGCGCTTCGGCGCCGACGGGCTGGTCACATGTGTCGTCACCGATGCCGACGACGGCGAGGTTCTGATGCTCGCCCACATGAATGCCGAGGCATTGGCGCTGTCGATCGAGACAGGTATCGCCCATTACTGGAGCCGCTCGCGCCAGGAATTGTGGCGCAAGGGCGATACCAGCGGTTCGGTGCAGTCGATCGTCGAGATGCGCATCGATTGCGATCAGGACGCAGTGTGGATCAAGGTACGTGTCGGCGGATCGGGGGCGAGCTGCCACACCGGCCGCCGGTCCTGCTTCTACCGGATCGTCGAGACCGGTCCGATCCCTGCCGGCGGCCCCGTCCTGCGTGACGGCGACCGGTAA
- the thrS gene encoding threonine--tRNA ligase codes for MITLTFPDNSRREFPAGITGAEVAEGISKSLAKKAMVVRLNGELKDLSQPITDDARIEIITRDQPEALEIIRHDAAHVLAEAVQELFPGTQVTIGPVIENGFYYDFAREEAFTPDDFAAIEAKMREIVARDAPFTREVWSREDARRYFGEKGERYKVELIDAIPEGDELRIYRQGEWLDLCRGPHGPSTGRVGTAFKLLKLAGAYWRGDSSNPMLQRIYGTAWASEADLKAYLTMLEEAEKRDHRRLGREMDLFHFQEEAPGAVFWHPKGWTLFQTLIGYMRRRQHEADFLEVNTPDMMERTLWEQSGHWEKFGENMFTTITPDERVHCCKPMNCPGHVQIFRNGLKSYRDLPLRIAEFGKVHRYEPSGALHGLLRVRHFTQDDAHIFCTEDQITEECIAVNALILSIYRDFGFDDVRVKFSDRPEKRVGSDAVWDKAEAALKAACEAAGIAWTLNPGEGAFYGPKLEYVLRDAIGRDWQCGTLQVDFNLPGRLGAFYIGPDGDRHVPVMLHRAMFGSLERFTGILIENDAGHLPLWLAPVQVVVATITSEADDYALKVRQALEAAGLRAEVDLRNEKINYKVREHSLAKVPVIIVCGRREAQEGTVNIRRLGSKDQVAMTLDQAVTALVAEATPPDVRRNAAALAA; via the coding sequence ATGATCACGCTGACGTTTCCCGACAATTCCAGACGCGAGTTTCCCGCCGGCATAACGGGCGCCGAGGTCGCAGAAGGCATCTCGAAGTCGCTCGCCAAGAAGGCGATGGTGGTCCGGCTCAACGGCGAGCTGAAGGATCTGTCCCAGCCGATCACCGATGACGCGCGGATCGAGATCATCACCCGCGATCAGCCCGAGGCACTGGAGATCATTCGCCACGATGCCGCACACGTTCTGGCCGAGGCGGTCCAGGAACTCTTTCCCGGCACGCAGGTCACCATCGGCCCGGTCATCGAGAACGGCTTCTATTACGATTTCGCCCGCGAGGAGGCCTTCACGCCGGATGACTTTGCCGCGATCGAGGCGAAGATGCGCGAGATTGTCGCGCGCGATGCGCCCTTCACCCGCGAAGTCTGGAGCCGCGAGGACGCCCGCCGCTACTTCGGCGAGAAGGGTGAGCGCTACAAGGTCGAGCTGATCGACGCGATCCCCGAGGGCGACGAGCTCAGGATCTATCGTCAGGGCGAGTGGCTCGACCTCTGCCGCGGTCCGCACGGGCCGTCAACGGGTAGGGTCGGGACCGCCTTCAAGCTGCTGAAGCTCGCAGGCGCCTACTGGCGTGGCGATTCCAGCAATCCGATGCTGCAGCGCATCTACGGCACGGCCTGGGCCAGCGAGGCCGACCTCAAGGCCTACCTGACGATGCTCGAGGAGGCCGAGAAGCGCGACCACCGCCGCCTCGGTCGCGAGATGGACCTGTTCCACTTCCAGGAGGAGGCGCCCGGGGCCGTCTTCTGGCACCCCAAGGGCTGGACGCTGTTCCAGACGCTGATCGGCTACATGCGCCGCCGCCAGCACGAGGCCGATTTCCTCGAGGTGAACACCCCCGACATGATGGAGCGCACGCTCTGGGAACAGTCGGGTCACTGGGAGAAGTTCGGCGAGAACATGTTCACCACGATCACGCCGGACGAGCGGGTCCATTGCTGCAAGCCGATGAACTGTCCCGGCCATGTGCAGATCTTCAGGAACGGCCTCAAAAGCTACCGGGATCTACCTCTGAGAATTGCAGAATTCGGCAAGGTTCATCGCTACGAACCGTCCGGTGCGCTGCACGGCCTGCTGCGTGTGCGTCACTTCACCCAGGACGACGCGCACATCTTCTGCACCGAGGATCAGATCACCGAGGAGTGCATCGCGGTCAATGCGCTGATCCTGTCGATCTATCGCGACTTCGGGTTCGATGATGTGCGCGTCAAGTTCTCGGACCGGCCCGAGAAGCGCGTCGGGTCCGATGCGGTCTGGGACAAGGCCGAAGCGGCGTTGAAAGCCGCCTGCGAGGCCGCCGGCATCGCCTGGACGCTCAATCCCGGAGAAGGAGCCTTCTACGGTCCGAAGCTCGAATATGTGCTGCGCGACGCGATCGGCCGCGACTGGCAATGCGGTACGCTGCAGGTCGACTTCAACCTGCCGGGTCGGCTCGGGGCGTTCTATATCGGTCCGGACGGTGACCGGCACGTCCCGGTCATGCTTCACCGGGCGATGTTCGGATCCCTCGAGCGCTTCACCGGCATTCTGATCGAGAACGATGCTGGCCACCTGCCGCTCTGGCTCGCGCCGGTGCAGGTCGTCGTCGCGACAATCACCTCCGAGGCCGACGACTATGCGCTGAAGGTCCGGCAGGCGCTGGAGGCGGCCGGACTGCGGGCCGAGGTCGACCTCAGGAACGAGAAGATCAACTACAAGGTCCGCGAGCATTCGCTCGCCAAGGTGCCGGTGATCATCGTCTGCGGCCGCCGCGAGGCGCAGGAGGGTACGGTCAACATCCGCCGTCTCGGCTCGAAGGACCAGGTGGCGATGACCCTTGACCAGGCGGTGACCGCGCTGGTCGCCGAGGCGACGCCTCCGGACGTCCGACGCAACGCGGCGGCGCTCGCCGCCTGA
- a CDS encoding transglycosylase SLT domain-containing protein, with protein MFLFTSIGKSEDPTSGVGSAVEHASRRTGADFAYLMTTARRESNLNPEARARTSSAAGLFQFIDSTWIAMLKEAGEQHGYGAYAAKIKRTASGGYAVADQAALRDILDLKKDPKAAALMAGELAVRNAESLRAGLGRQPTEGELYVAHFLGPQGALDLIRLAEQAPDRSAAKHFPQAAAANRSIFYTSEGRARTASEVYDRLVAGFRREPPTTPTAPAKYLAFQPGRASQDHVFHGLFHSGSGSTLGPIGRAVAGFWSALDPSPRSAGFIGDPVVVTADGPRRPGEVELDVATGKLRADTAASVLSAGQVAAGSLRDDPSLPVY; from the coding sequence ATGTTCCTGTTCACGTCGATCGGCAAGAGCGAGGATCCGACATCCGGCGTCGGCTCGGCGGTCGAGCACGCCAGCCGCCGCACCGGCGCCGATTTCGCCTATCTGATGACGACGGCGCGTCGCGAATCGAATCTGAACCCGGAGGCCAGGGCGCGCACATCGTCCGCAGCCGGCCTGTTCCAGTTCATCGACAGCACGTGGATCGCCATGCTCAAGGAGGCCGGTGAACAGCATGGCTACGGCGCCTATGCCGCCAAGATCAAGCGCACCGCGTCCGGCGGCTATGCCGTCGCCGACCAGGCCGCGCTCAGGGACATCCTCGATCTGAAGAAGGATCCCAAGGCGGCAGCCCTGATGGCGGGCGAACTCGCGGTCCGCAATGCCGAAAGCCTGCGCGCCGGCCTCGGGCGACAGCCGACCGAGGGTGAGCTCTATGTCGCGCACTTCCTTGGCCCCCAGGGCGCCCTCGACCTGATCAGGCTTGCCGAGCAGGCGCCCGACCGCTCCGCTGCCAAGCACTTTCCCCAGGCCGCAGCGGCCAATCGCTCGATCTTCTACACGAGCGAGGGCAGGGCGCGGACGGCTTCGGAGGTGTATGATCGCCTGGTCGCCGGCTTCCGGAGAGAGCCGCCGACCACGCCGACCGCTCCTGCGAAATATCTCGCCTTCCAGCCCGGGCGGGCGAGCCAGGATCACGTCTTCCACGGCTTGTTCCATTCCGGGTCCGGGTCGACCCTCGGTCCGATCGGTCGCGCCGTCGCCGGTTTCTGGTCGGCCCTGGACCCGTCTCCGCGATCGGCCGGTTTCATCGGCGATCCGGTCGTCGTCACGGCCGATGGGCCGCGCCGCCCGGGCGAGGTCGAACTTGACGTCGCCACCGGCAAGCTACGTGCCGACACGGCTGCATCCGTCCTGTCCGCAGGACAGGTCGCAGCCGGATCGCTGCGCGACGACCCGTCGCTGCCGGTCTACTGA
- a CDS encoding CBS domain-containing protein yields MTVEVILARKGRNVLTAHPDTSLARVCELLEEKGVGAVVVSSDGCTVEGIFSERDFVRALARHGAAALDAPVAEFMTSKVVTCAPDDTVPALMEKMTDGKFRHVPVVVDGRMVGIVSIGDLVKHRIAEAEAEASAMREYITA; encoded by the coding sequence ATGACCGTCGAGGTGATCTTGGCTCGCAAGGGCCGCAATGTCCTGACCGCGCATCCCGACACATCCCTCGCGAGGGTCTGCGAGCTTCTCGAGGAGAAGGGCGTCGGCGCCGTGGTGGTGAGTTCCGACGGCTGCACGGTCGAAGGCATCTTCTCCGAACGCGACTTCGTGCGTGCACTGGCGCGGCACGGTGCGGCCGCGCTCGACGCGCCGGTCGCTGAATTCATGACCAGCAAGGTCGTCACCTGTGCGCCGGATGATACAGTGCCTGCGCTGATGGAGAAGATGACGGACGGGAAATTCCGCCACGTTCCGGTGGTCGTCGACGGCCGCATGGTCGGCATCGTTTCGATCGGTGACCTGGTCAAGCACCGCATCGCCGAAGCCGAAGCCGAGGCGTCCGCCATGCGCGAATACATCACTGCCTGA